The Bacteroidia bacterium genomic interval AGACCAAGGATGCGCAAATTCAACTTCTGGAAAATGAAATCTTGAAATTCAAAGCTGCTGAATTGCCCCTGAAGGACCTCGCTCAGGAGATCAAAGCAATCAATGCGAATGTAACCGCACTTTCAGTTTCTCCTACCTTGATGACCACTACAGATAGCCTTAAACAGGATACTGTCTTTCTGGCCTACGCAGGCTTTAGAAAACGTCCAACAAGAGCTGAGTTGAGGAAGTTGGATAAATGGTTGAAGGTTCGGGTAAAGACTGATAAGATTAAGTTGTTGACCCGATAGCAAGCTTATATTTTGTAGACTCAGGATGCGGGAAAGATGGAAGGAAACTGTAGCTTGGGCAGTAATAGCCTGGAACCCTAAATTTTGTGGAAGCATATGAAAGTAGCTGTATTTAGTACCAAATCCTTTGATCGAGAATACTTCAATCAATTCAATACAAGTGGCAAACATGAGCTGACCTATTTTGAAGCACCTTTAAACCAAAACACCACCAATCTGAGCCTGGGTTTTGATGCAGTTTGCGTATTTGTGAATGATAAACTTGATGCTACCGTCATTGAGCAATTGAAGGGGAATGGAGTTGGATTAATCGCTTTACGCTGTGCGGGTTTCAATAATGTGGACCTGGAAGCGGCCAAGGAACATGATATCAAAGTAGTACGGGTGCCGTCCTATTCGCCTCAGGCAGTGGCTGAGCATGCTGTTGCGCTTATTCTGACCCTCAATCGCAAAACGCATAAAGCCTACAACCGCATCCGGGAAAACAATTTTTCTTTAGAAAGGCTGACGGGATTTGATATTTATGGAAAAACAGTAGGTGTAATCGGGACCGGGCAAATTGGTCGGATTTTCGCCCGAATTATGCTAGGCTTTGGTTGTAAAGTGTTGGCTTTTGATCTGCAGCCCTCTGAAGATTTGATAAAAGCAGGTGTCATCTATGCCAGCTTTGAGGACTTGCTGACTGATTCTGATATTGTTTCCCTGCATTGTCCCCTAAATCCTAATACTCGCCATCTATTGGGGGAAAAAGAGTTTGAGAAAATGAAATCCGGTTCGATGCTCATCAATACCAGCAGGGGAGGTCTTATCAATACCACTGCTGCCATCCATGCCCTCAAGCACGGACAATTGGGGTATTTGGGGATTGATGTCTACGAACAGGAAGAGCACCTCTTTTTCCGTGATTTGTCGGAGAGCATCATTCAGGACGATGAAATTGCTCGTTTAATGACTTTCCCCAATGTCTTGATAACCGCGCATCAGGGTTTCTTTACACGGGAAGCTTTAGAGGAAATTACCCAAACCACCTTGCAGAACCTCAACGATTTTGAAGCGGGGAAAGAACTGCTAAATGCGGTCTAGCTCAAAAGGGAGGATAATAATTAGTAGGCGGTGGACTAAGCTTATATTCGGATTGGAGGAAAGTAACGATATCCACCAATTCCTGCACGCTCATCACTTCATTGTAAATCCGCATTTTTGAATTGCCGGCTTCGTCTGCTGTTGTTTCCTGGTAGCGTTTGGCAATTTTATGCGAAGGATTGATTACAGACGTAACAAGCTCTCCATAGGTCATTGCTGTTGGAGTTTCTCCTCCTAGGGAGATGTGCATATTTTCATCATTGCCTCCCCACTTGATCTCTCCTACGCTATGACATTCATTGCATGCCAGGCGAATAAATGTGGAATTGCCACTTTCTATGTCTCCCTGAGGCAAGGCAAAACCCTGGCCTTGCTGATTGCAAGCCGAGGTAAACATCAGCATAGCTAGGAACAAGCCTAAAGGGATCAAGCGTTGTTTTGGACGGATAGGTGTGGTCATAACAATTTAATTTTTACGGTCTAATCATTAACTAGCTACTCTTTATTTTCAATGCTTTTTCATCTGCAGGAATCGATAAAACCGGAACTTTCAGGGTTTCACTCACCATTTCGGCATTAGAGCCGGTAAGCATTCTTTGAAGCCTCTGGGGCATTTCGAACCCATTACCACCAAATCAATTTTATATTCCTCTATTAATTCCTCCGTATTTTGAAGCAAGTCTCCATCGGAATGTAAAGGATTTATCTGGATGCCAGCATCCGGAAAGCTGGTAAGCATATCTTCAAATTGCCCCTTCAATTCCTTGTCTCTTTTTTTTAGCGAGGGTATTGAAGCGTTTTTGTTCATCTGTTGCGGCATCCCAATTGGGGGGTAGATTGCTGCGATGGTAGAGGTATATCTGCCCCTTTATTTTTTGAGTGAATGTTACGGCCGCTTTTAAGGTCTGTCTCGAATTGTCAGAGAAATCCGTGGGGACAAGTATGTTTTTAAGCTTATAGGACATAAGCGAAAAATTAAAATGTGTGGAGTTAAGCCATCGGGTAAAACAATCTTCTAGCAGGGGAATTTCAGCCAATTCCTGCTAAGGCAAGACCTTTTCCTTCACTCCGTGATGAAAGACCAGTAAGGGCTTTTGCGTGATATATGCTTGCTGTTTGCTTGTACTTTTATTGAGCATTCGCTCCAGCCAAGTCTTCTCATGCATCGCCATTACTACCAAATCCGTTTGATTCAGTTTTACATAATTATTTATTCCCTCGTGGACACTTTTTTTGTTGAAAACCCTAAAGGAAATCTCCAGATTGGCAAGCCTTTCTTTCACTGCTTTTTTATACCAATCGTATACCTCTAAATCTGCTTTCGCCTCCTCATTGGAGATGTGAAGGATTTCAATTTTGGCACCAAAGAGAGCTGCAATTTTTGCTAACTGATCCAGGATGAATGAATTCGCTTTTTGGTAATCGGTAGCAAAAACGATTGAGTTTATGCCCTTAAATTCAGCTCCCTCTGGAATCGCAAATACGGGGCATTTAGCCTTTTCTATGACAGAAGCTGTGTTGGACCCCATGATGTACTTTTTAAGTCCACTGGCTCCCTGGGTTCCCATGAAGATCGCCTCGACATCCTCTTTTTCCGATAACTTCAAGAGGTTATTTACAAATGGTCCTCCGGAAGCTACGTACTCGCTGGATATGTCTGGATCCTTTTCAAGAATCATCTTCTGCCATATTCTGAGTTGGTCCTCGGCTTTCTTTTTTAGCTCCCGATTCATTTTAGGCAAATTGGTAGCTGGAGCCTCTACAAATGGGCGGGCATATTCGAAAGCATGGAATAGGATCAAATGTCCCTGGAGCTTTTTTACTAGCGGCAAGGTATAAGCAAAAGCGTTGAGGGAATTTTGGGAGAAATCGGTTGCAAAAATAAACTTCTTCATTGTGGGATTAATTAGGTGCATGATTAATCTCCCTGTTTTGTACTTGATATTTGATAAGAAAAATCAAGGCCTTGTATGATTTAACTCCATCTCTGCAAGAACAAAACGAATATTTCCTCGATAGACCTTACTACCCAATCAAGCCCAAATACCTTCCCATCCAATAGGGGAGTAGCCAAATATCGCCTGCGCTATATTCCCGATTCCCATTACCTCTTTCTCGGTCCAGATTGAAGGTGTTACCGTTATGTTTTTGGATGGGACGTTCGTAAGGAGAAAGGACCTCTTCAATGGGCTGGCCCCTGAAATTGTTGGGGAGAAATGCCAGATCTTTGCGATGGGAGTTTTTTATGTCCCAGTTGATCAGGTCCAGCGGATATTCTTGTAAATACCAGACTGCTTCTTCCAAATCATAATTTTCCCCGCCTAGCAGATGAGTCATGATATTCCATAGGGCCTCCTTTTCAGGTCTTTCTATTTCCCAATGCTCGATTATTGCTGCACGATACAGCTTTTTCAGGGAATCATTGAACGCATACCGATAAAGTCCCCAATAGCCCAGAAAATACATCTCATCATCCGAATGGTTCCAGCTTTCAGACAGCATTTTGCTCCAATCATCAGCTTTTTCAGGAGCTGGACCAATCTCCTTCATAGGACGCAGGAGGTTTTCCAGGTAGCCATGCTCTTCCATCAACTCAAAGGCTTTTTCTCGGTATTTTTCTTTTTGGGTGAAATGATATGCTGTTTGTAACATGCTGATGATATTGGAAGAATTGAGTTTCCGATCTCCGACCATGACAGGTCTCGCATTTACGTATTCGGGATTCCAGCGCCCCCAGGTAGTGGGTTTGCCATCATGATCGACCAGGTAGAGATCATTTTTCACAATATGGGACATAAGCGTATCCATCAATTGGATCGAAAGCTCTTTTATTTGTTGGTCAGGAATAAGTTCAGCTAAAACCCCAAATGCAAACATATGACCGATAGCTTCATCACTGCTAGTGGTAGATTTCCAGTCCCAGATCGAATCTCCTACAGCTAACCAGCGTTTTTTGTCCGAAAGTTTATTCATGTATCCGCTCCTCTCGAAAGAACGGGAAGGAAATCCCGGAACAGGATTGATGGTGTACAGACGCTCTAAAGCTGCCAAGGATTCGCGACAATTCTGCAAGGCTTCTTCCGATTGATCAACAGAGTATCTAAATGCCTGAGAGGCCAAATACATGCTCGTCCAGAGTCCATCATTGTCGGAATCTTTGAGCCTGCCACTTGATGGATTCCCTTTCTTCAAATCGACTCTTTCTGCATTAAAACCAAAACGAATATGTCTTTGGCGGACCTGTTTTTCAAAATAATCGGCTTTTTGAGTAAGGGTAAAGGGTTTGTAAATCAATTGAGCTAATCCTGTCTCTGAGAGGATAAGAATTGAGCTATCCGGCCCCTGACTAATATGCTTGACCTTATTATCTGCCAGCCAACGATTGCCATAATAATAATCAAAGCTCCCATCTTCCTTTAGCATAAATACTCCTCCCTCAGTGCCAAACCAATAATGTCCATGGATGAAAGATGCTGTTAAAATGGGACTGGAAGGAATAGCAGTAAAGGTTTCTGAGACCTCACCCTTCTCTACAAAAAAGAACTTATCAGATTGAGCAATAAGCAATTTCTCTCCCTGATTGCACATGCTGACAAAATTTCCCTTAAGGGAAAGCATGTTAAGCTTTTGACTTGCTGGTTTGAAGGTGTATATCCCAGAGGCTGTAAGAATATCGAAGAAGGCATCTGAGGGCTTGAAATGGAGCTCCAATACTTCCTGATCCAATTCTGTTTCCCAGAGGAGCGCTTCCCCCTTAAAAAAATAGAGCCTTTTCCCTTCAGCCAGTAATAGTGAATCCGCATTCCCAATGGAAAATTGCTCGGCATCGGGGATTGAGTTCATAAAATAATAGCTCCCTGCCTGATTATTGCTCGAAATTTCATCTTTCCCCAGAAAATAGAATTCCTGCTCCTTAACCAGGATATCACTAAGCCCGGCATCCTGGAAGTGTAAGTAGGATTGATCGAGATGAAGTTTGCCGGGGTATAACAATTGTCCCTCTGCAGCAGCCATCAGTCCTTCTGAGGATAAGACCTTAATGTTTCCATTTCGATTAGCATAAGCTTTCTGCAGACTTATTCCTTCTTCTGCATAAAACTTGATGCTATACCTTTGGACAAAGGGAGTATCTGTATGTTTGATTTTTTCCTGTGGCTGGCAAGCTATAAGGAATAAGTTTGATACTATAGAAAGGAGGCAGATGGAAAAGAGGAAAGAGCATTTCATAGGGCTTTGAATAAATCAAGGGATTCTGTTTATCCTAATCTAGCATTTCTTCCTTTGCCGAGTAGGGTAAATTTTAGCCTGGCTTAATGTGAAGGAAAATATCGAAGTCGGATATAGGTATGATTAAAATCAGTCCAAGGACTGAACTCACGTCATGAAAAAGGATGGATAAGCTGTTTGTTTAGAAGTGCGAGTAAAGGGATTCTTAACAAGCTGCAAGGATGGAACTCTATCAATCAAAAATAATTGCCCCACCTTCCAAACTAGAGAAGGTTATTGAAATCGCTCAGCTGAAAAAGGCCTTTGGAAGGAATGAAGTCCTTAAGGGCTTTGATATGGAATTGAATAAAGCCGAAAAC includes:
- a CDS encoding 2-hydroxyacid dehydrogenase, with protein sequence MKVAVFSTKSFDREYFNQFNTSGKHELTYFEAPLNQNTTNLSLGFDAVCVFVNDKLDATVIEQLKGNGVGLIALRCAGFNNVDLEAAKEHDIKVVRVPSYSPQAVAEHAVALILTLNRKTHKAYNRIRENNFSLERLTGFDIYGKTVGVIGTGQIGRIFARIMLGFGCKVLAFDLQPSEDLIKAGVIYASFEDLLTDSDIVSLHCPLNPNTRHLLGEKEFEKMKSGSMLINTSRGGLINTTAAIHALKHGQLGYLGIDVYEQEEHLFFRDLSESIIQDDEIARLMTFPNVLITAHQGFFTREALEEITQTTLQNLNDFEAGKELLNAV
- a CDS encoding cytochrome C, translating into MTTPIRPKQRLIPLGLFLAMLMFTSACNQQGQGFALPQGDIESGNSTFIRLACNECHSVGEIKWGGNDENMHISLGGETPTAMTYGELVTSVINPSHKIAKRYQETTADEAGNSKMRIYNEVMSVQELVDIVTFLQSEYKLSPPPTNYYPPF
- a CDS encoding universal stress protein produces the protein MSYKLKNILVPTDFSDNSRQTLKAAVTFTQKIKGQIYLYHRSNLPPNWDAATDEQKRFNTLAKKKRQGIEGAI
- a CDS encoding universal stress protein, which gives rise to MKKFIFATDFSQNSLNAFAYTLPLVKKLQGHLILFHAFEYARPFVEAPATNLPKMNRELKKKAEDQLRIWQKMILEKDPDISSEYVASGGPFVNNLLKLSEKEDVEAIFMGTQGASGLKKYIMGSNTASVIEKAKCPVFAIPEGAEFKGINSIVFATDYQKANSFILDQLAKIAALFGAKIEILHISNEEAKADLEVYDWYKKAVKERLANLEISFRVFNKKSVHEGINNYVKLNQTDLVVMAMHEKTWLERMLNKSTSKQQAYITQKPLLVFHHGVKEKVLP